The proteins below are encoded in one region of Neodiprion virginianus isolate iyNeoVirg1 chromosome 7, iyNeoVirg1.1, whole genome shotgun sequence:
- the LOC124309084 gene encoding uncharacterized protein LOC124309084, translated as MADPDFDKPAPLQILLSAGPSVATLAMGTIHLSSTQDPDLYLQKNSLGWGIVGNISSHTIIDQQTSSATCNTLKLQEDMSRFWELEEGPTTKYLSAEEQSCEDHFTKHVSRNPSGRYVVALPFNEKKNQLGLSKDLALRRLQTLERRFAKDAHFKQQYTEVIEEYINLGHMTRVQANDEEGFYLPHHAVIKKTSQTTKVRVVSDGSAKSTTGISLNECLMTGPTIQDDLLTLILRFRLHNYVLTGDIEKMYRQCRVRPEDRKYLGILLKENDGSIATFEHNTVTFGLTSASFFAIRTIAQLVEDEGQDFPAASQALKNALYVDDLLTGAPTIEETINLRNEVVTLLKRGGFNLRQCASNDIRTLEGLPATKVNLQLLAGDDPNLKTLGVYWNSETDNLIYTVKPINLSSRFTKRTIFSETARIFDPLGLVNPVIVHTKLIMQELWRMKLDWDESIPTWLHTKWTEFAGQLNLLNQLSFHRNLLHKNAKDIQVHGFCDASEKVYGACIYLRSDNGNTQVSLFCAKTRVAPIKTVQSIPRLELCAAQLLVDLYEMIKSTLLVPISKTIFWLDSSITLNWLNTSPYVLKTFVANRVASIQSRAKSVEWRHVRTKDNPADALSRGQLPTEFTKNSLWMHGPAWLTEDETQWPSITLNVAQEIPELRNATGLITAGGDSMLERYSTFTELQRVTAYCLRFENRRTGPLIVEELRTATLWIIAWIQRICSASELHDLQRGRPINSKSCLTPLDPGIDEDGVIRVGGRLNHSSLSYNQKHPIILPKNHKVTELIIRKEHISGLHAGTQATLYNLRKNYWIIDGRRQISNVIQHCVTCAKLNPRPINYKMGQLPNVRVSEARPFIHSGVDYCGPFFIKEKRVRNQNKVKASIAVFTCLATKAVHIELVSDLTTDAFIAALRRFTARRGRCNSMYLDNGTNSVGAKNEIQEIQTLIRSLEHNGKVQKHSSEKEITWHFDPPYSPHFGGIWEAVVKSFKRHFLRVVGTETLTFEQLTTLATEIEAILNSRPLTPLSSDINDLLPLTPAHFLIGDTMTSLPQQDFSDIPPNRLFIWQNIQRMRQSFWDR; from the coding sequence ATGGCTGATCCTGATTTTGACAAACCAGCTCCACTACAGATCTTGTTGAGCGCAGGTCCCTCTGTGGCCACGCTCGCAATGGGGACAATCCATCTCTCATCAACTCAGGACCCAGATCTTTATCTACAAAAAAACTCACTTGGTTGGGGCATCGTGGGTAATATCTCTTCCCATACAATAATCGATCAGCAAACAAGCAGCGCTACCTGCAACACGTTGAAACTACAGGAGGATATGAGCAGGTTCTGGGAGCTGGAAGAAGGCCCCACCACCAAATATCTCTCCGCAGAAGAACAATCGTGTGAAGATCATTTCACAAAACATGTATCTCGCAATCCTAGCGGACGTTACGTCGTAGCCCTACCTTtcaacgaaaagaaaaaccagCTCGGATTATCCAAAGATCTCGCTCTTCGACGTCTTCAAACTCTCGAACGACGCTTCGCTAAGGACGCTCATTTCAAACAACAATATACCGAGGTCATTGAAGAGTATATAAATCTCGGACACATGACAAGGGTACAAGCTAACGACGAAGAAGGATTTTATCTCCCACATCACGCTGTTATCAAGAAAACCAGTCAAACCACGAAGGTACGAGTAGTGTCTGATGGTTCCGCTAAATCAACCACAGGGATATCACTGAACGAATGTCTCATGACTGGACCAACTATTCAAGACGATCTTCTTACCTTAATCCTACGTTTTCGACTTCACAATTACGTCTTAACAGGAGACATCGAGAAAATGTATAGGCAATGTCGTGTTCGACCGGAGGATAGGAAATATCTAGGAATTCTCTTGAAGGAAAACGACGGTTCAATCGCTACGTTCGAGCACAACACTGTGACGTTCGGACTCACGTCAGCCTCATTTTTCGCGATAAGAACCATAGCTCAACTAGTTGAAGACGAAGGTCAGGACTTTCCAGCAGCATCCCAGGCCTTAAAAAATGCTCTGTATGTCGATGATCTGCTAACAGGTGCACCAACAATCGAAGAAACTATTAACTTGAGGAACGAAGTTGTCACTCTACTGAAACGAGGAGGCTTCAACTTACGCCAATGCGCTTCGAACGACATACGTACGTTAGAAGGCTTACCCGCAACCAAAGTAAATCTACAACTTCTAGCCGGTGATGATCCGAATCTCAAAACTCTGGGCGTATATTGGAATTCCGAAACAGATAATTTGATATACACCGTCAAACCTATAAACCTTTCATCGCGCTTTACAAAAAGGACAATCTTCTCCGAAACTGCGCGAATTTTCGATCCCTTAGGATTGGTAAATCCAGTCATTGTTCATACTAAGCTGATAATGCAAGAACTTTGGCGAATGAAACTCGATTGGGACGAATCCATTCCTACATGGCTTCATACCAAATGGACCGAGTTCGCAGGGCAACTCAACCTGCTTAACCAATTATCATTTCATCGAAACCTTCTTCATAAAAATGCGAAGGATATCCAAGTACATGGTTTTTGTGACGCTTCAGAAAAGGTTTATGGAGCCTGTATTTATCTCCGATCAGACAATGGTAACACCCAGGTATCCTTGTTCTGTGCCAAAACAAGAGTGGCCCCCATAAAAACGGTACAATCTATACCGAGACTCGAATTATGCGCGGCGCAATTACTCGTCGACTTGTACGAGATGATCAAATCAACTCTCTTGGTACCGATCAGTAAAACAATATTCTGGTTAGACTCGTCAATTACGTTGAACTGGTTAAATACATCTCCATATGTATTAAAAACCTTCGTGGCAAATCGAGTTGCAAGCATCCAATCACGAGCGAAGTCGGTAGAATGGAGACACGTCCGAACAAAGGACAATCCCGCTGATGCTTTATCTCGCGGACAATTGCCGAccgaatttacaaaaaacaGTCTTTGGATGCACGGTCCAGCCTGGCTGACCGAGGACGAAACCCAATGGCCGTCGATTACACTGAACGTAGCACAGGAAATTCCAGAATTACGTAATGCAACCGGCCTTATCACCGCCGGAGGAGACTCGATGCTTGAACGATACAGTACGTTTACTGAACTACAAAGAGTCACCGCTTATTGTCTGCGATTTGAAAACCGGAGAACAGGTCCGCTCATAGTAGAAGAACTAAGAACAGCTACTCTATGGATTATCGCATGGATCCAAAGAATCTGCTCCGCATCTGAGCTACACGATCTGCAACGAGGTCGTCCAATTAATTCAAAGAGTTGTCTAACACCTCTAGACCCTGGGATTGATGAAGACGGAGTCATAAGAGTCGGCGGTCGTTTAAATCATTCATCTCTCTCTTACAATCAGAAGCATCCcataattttaccaaaaaaccACAAGGTCACAGAACTCATCATCCGGAAGGAACACATCTCGGGCCTCCATGCAGGTACTCAAGCTACACTTTACAACCTCCGAAAAAACTACTGGATCATCGATGGACGACGACAAATAAGCAACGTAATCCAACACTGTGTGACCTGTGCCAAACTGAATCCTCGTCcaattaattacaaaatggGTCAACTGCCAAACGTCCGTGTATCAGAAGCTAGACCATTTATTCATTCAGGCGTAGATTATTGCGGTCCATTCTTCATCAAGGAAAAACGTGTACGAAATCAAAACAAGGTCAAGGCCTCCATAGCTGTTTTCACGTGTTTAGCCACAAAAGCAGTTCACATAGAATTAGTGAGCGATCTTACCACCGATGCCTTTATTGCCGCACTACGACGTTTTACTGCCAGACGCGGCCGCTGTAATTCTATGTACTTAGACAATGGCACAAACTCTGTTGGGGCTAAAAACGAAATCCAAGAAATACAGACCCTAATACGTTCATTGGAGCATAACGGAAAGGTGCAAAAACATTCATCAGAAAAGGAAATCACTTGGCACTTTGATCCTCCATATTCACCGCATTTTGGAGGAATCTGGGAAGCCGTCGTCAAGTCGTTCAAACGGCATTTTTTGCGTGTAGTTGGCACTGAAACCCTCACTTTCGAACAACTGACTACTCTTGCAACCGAAATCGAAGCAATTCTTAATTCTCGCCCATTGACTCCTCTATCCTCTGACATTAACGACCTTCTCCCTCTCACTCCTGCACATTTCCTGATTGGTGACACGATGACGAGTTTACCCCAACAGGATTTCTCGGATATTCCACCCAATCGTCTATTCATCTGGCAAAATATTCAAAGGATGAGACAGTCATTCTGGGATAGATGA